One region of Alcanivorax sediminis genomic DNA includes:
- a CDS encoding nucleotidyl cyclase domain-containing protein — MSLWEQWRPWIGRQQTLLRELILMLLAMLVVGIYFLEHYSASLEQEREVQLKALAEQTARRAAEALASEDSISINLIGRETVALGPVAGVRFLNPEEVQVGLTGVNDSDLLVTVPVALPDGELAGTLTLLGDQSEAPRQQIEAGFVLAVLCVLLLRLAFTLVRERLAPPAPAPAETVTVPFEPVPNVAPVAPLVTEVLPAAPIDPERIQAQLRLSIVNFDAIRQRYTEQAVEEVLTDYQRMLNRAVAIYGGQVSQPIGRQAGVAFCQLPVSQAAFAALCAGLLFLRVVRLQAPLRKQQGKVPLEFKALMTIDKDTDESWSLCLAGVPGRLQVPESQLASTELDVKALYQPDRAQVAVAGDHKVRLQPVEQLAHRYQALLRTQAETLVSEDEGGSGPSR; from the coding sequence ATGTCCCTGTGGGAACAATGGCGTCCATGGATTGGCCGTCAGCAGACCCTGTTGCGTGAATTGATTCTGATGCTGCTGGCTATGCTGGTGGTGGGTATCTATTTCCTTGAGCACTATTCCGCCAGCCTTGAGCAGGAGCGGGAGGTACAGCTCAAGGCCCTTGCCGAGCAGACTGCCCGCCGTGCGGCCGAGGCGCTGGCCAGTGAAGATTCCATCAGTATCAACCTGATCGGTCGTGAAACCGTCGCGCTGGGTCCGGTGGCGGGGGTGCGTTTTCTCAACCCTGAGGAAGTCCAGGTCGGGCTCACAGGGGTGAATGATTCGGACCTGCTGGTGACCGTACCGGTGGCGTTGCCCGATGGCGAGCTGGCGGGCACCCTGACTCTGCTGGGTGATCAGAGCGAGGCGCCGCGTCAGCAGATCGAAGCGGGTTTTGTGCTGGCGGTGCTGTGTGTACTGCTGCTGAGGCTGGCGTTTACCCTGGTGCGTGAGCGGCTGGCACCCCCGGCTCCGGCTCCGGCAGAAACCGTAACGGTGCCCTTTGAGCCGGTGCCGAACGTTGCCCCGGTGGCCCCGCTGGTGACGGAAGTGCTGCCTGCTGCCCCCATTGATCCCGAGCGTATCCAGGCGCAGTTGCGGCTGAGCATTGTCAACTTCGATGCCATCCGCCAACGCTATACCGAGCAGGCGGTGGAAGAGGTGCTGACGGATTACCAGCGTATGCTGAACCGGGCGGTGGCGATTTATGGTGGCCAGGTCAGTCAGCCCATTGGTCGTCAGGCCGGGGTGGCCTTCTGTCAGTTACCGGTATCTCAGGCTGCGTTTGCGGCCTTGTGTGCGGGTTTGCTGTTCCTGCGGGTGGTGCGACTGCAGGCGCCGCTGCGTAAGCAGCAAGGCAAGGTGCCGCTGGAGTTCAAGGCCCTGATGACCATCGACAAGGATACCGATGAATCCTGGTCGTTATGTCTGGCCGGCGTGCCGGGGCGTTTGCAGGTGCCAGAATCTCAGCTGGCCAGCACCGAGCTGGATGTGAAGGCGCTTTACCAACCGGATCGGGCCCAGGTGGCCGTGGCAGGGGATCACAAGGTGCGCCTGCAGCCCGTCGAGCAACTGGCGCACCGTTATCAGGCATTGCTGCGGACTCAGGCGGAAACGCTGGTATCGGAAGACGAGGGTGGCTCCGGTCCGAGCAGGTAG
- a CDS encoding ATP-grasp domain-containing protein: MKLITFDPFRTLGTPGVRYIKPEHMNQHREELAGADWLLFPAYWQINSLHYVLKKRIFPSLSSYHLGHDKVEMTRALQTACPEHVPETLITSSDSYGISQILDLWNFPFVAKSVKSSQGMGVYLIENRQQLMDYAERESVLYVQKLLPIVRDLRVVVVGDEIVASYWREGSGFLNNVSQGGRVRTDLPVPDNALSLVSGLARYLDINHAGFDVAVVDGHPYILEFNRLFGNTGIPDLPKAIAAAMNRYLLGPEPPSSSDTSVSA; the protein is encoded by the coding sequence TTGAAGCTGATCACCTTCGATCCTTTTCGCACCCTGGGGACCCCCGGCGTACGCTATATCAAGCCGGAACACATGAATCAGCACCGCGAGGAACTGGCGGGGGCAGACTGGTTATTGTTCCCGGCCTACTGGCAGATCAACAGCCTGCACTACGTGCTGAAGAAGCGCATTTTTCCAAGCCTGAGCAGCTACCACCTTGGTCATGACAAGGTGGAAATGACCCGCGCCCTGCAGACCGCCTGTCCCGAGCATGTGCCGGAAACCCTGATCACCTCGTCGGATAGCTACGGCATCAGTCAGATCCTGGACCTGTGGAATTTCCCGTTTGTAGCCAAGTCGGTGAAGTCCAGCCAGGGCATGGGGGTGTATCTGATTGAGAACCGACAGCAGCTGATGGACTATGCCGAGCGGGAAAGCGTGCTGTATGTGCAGAAGCTGCTGCCGATCGTGCGCGACCTTCGCGTGGTGGTGGTCGGGGATGAGATTGTCGCCAGCTACTGGCGAGAAGGCTCCGGCTTTCTCAACAATGTGAGCCAGGGCGGCCGGGTAAGGACTGATTTGCCCGTGCCGGACAACGCGCTGTCACTGGTCTCCGGGCTGGCGCGCTATCTGGATATCAACCATGCTGGCTTTGACGTGGCCGTGGTCGATGGCCATCCCTACATTCTCGAGTTCAATCGCCTGTTCGGCAACACCGGTATCCCGGATCTGCCCAAAGCCATCGCTGCAGCCATGAATCGCTACCTGCTCGGACCGGAGCCACCCTCGTCTTCCGATACCAGCGTTTCCGCCTGA